In Niveispirillum cyanobacteriorum, the following proteins share a genomic window:
- the fabZ gene encoding 3-hydroxyacyl-ACP dehydratase FabZ: protein MSTTETNKVAVTELDINRIMELIPHRYPMLLVDKVKDIVPGESCTGIKNVTMNEPQFTGHFPQKPVFPGVMIVEAMAQTSAILVMQTLGQEAEGRLVYFMGIEEAKFRRPIVPGDQIQIKVQKIQNRRNVWKFKGEAWVDGNLHAEATYTAMIVMGD, encoded by the coding sequence ATGAGCACGACGGAAACGAATAAGGTCGCGGTGACCGAGCTGGATATCAACCGGATCATGGAACTGATCCCGCACCGGTATCCGATGCTTCTGGTGGACAAGGTCAAGGATATCGTCCCCGGTGAAAGCTGCACCGGCATCAAGAATGTGACGATGAATGAGCCGCAGTTCACGGGCCATTTCCCGCAGAAGCCGGTGTTCCCCGGCGTCATGATCGTGGAAGCCATGGCCCAGACCTCGGCCATCCTCGTCATGCAAACCCTGGGACAGGAGGCGGAGGGCCGTCTCGTGTATTTTATGGGTATTGAGGAGGCGAAGTTCCGCCGTCCCATCGTTCCCGGCGATCAGATCCAAATCAAGGTTCAGAAAATCCAGAACCGCCGCAACGTGTGGAAGTTCAAGGGCGAGGCCTGGGTCGATGGCAATCTGCATGCCGAGGCGACCTATACGGCCATGATCGTCATGGGTGATTGA
- the lpxD gene encoding UDP-3-O-(3-hydroxymyristoyl)glucosamine N-acyltransferase produces the protein MADPRFFDRAGPFTLADLAARSGATVAPGADPALVLTDVASLDQAGEGQLSFLDNRKYVAAFQTSRAAACVVHPALADKAPAGMALLLSTKPYRSYALCAQAFYPFPASSGLISPAAHVDPTAVLAENVEVAAGAVIEAGAEIGPRTRIAANAAIGRNVRIGADSVIGACASLSHCLIGDRVVIYPGARIGQDGFGFAMDVTGHVRVPQMGRVIIEDDVEVGANSTIDRGAGPDTIIGRGTMIDNLVQIGHNVTLGAGCVIVAQSGISGSTKFDHHAVLAAQAGVAGHLSIGAGARIAAQSGVMRDVPPMTEVFGTPAQPKRQYFRQVAMMARLAKGKSGRGDEHDGNE, from the coding sequence ATGGCCGATCCCCGTTTCTTCGACCGTGCCGGCCCCTTCACGCTGGCCGATCTTGCCGCCCGTTCCGGTGCGACAGTGGCGCCCGGTGCCGATCCGGCCCTTGTCCTGACGGATGTTGCCTCGCTGGATCAGGCCGGGGAAGGGCAGTTATCCTTCTTGGATAACCGCAAATATGTGGCGGCGTTTCAGACCAGCCGGGCAGCGGCCTGCGTGGTGCACCCCGCCCTGGCCGACAAGGCGCCGGCGGGTATGGCCCTGCTGCTATCGACCAAGCCCTATCGCAGCTATGCGCTGTGTGCTCAGGCCTTCTACCCGTTCCCCGCATCCAGTGGCCTGATCTCTCCGGCGGCGCATGTCGATCCGACGGCGGTTCTGGCCGAGAATGTTGAGGTTGCTGCGGGCGCAGTGATCGAGGCGGGGGCAGAGATCGGGCCGCGCACGCGTATCGCTGCCAATGCCGCAATCGGGCGCAATGTCCGCATCGGTGCCGACAGTGTCATCGGCGCCTGCGCCTCGCTGTCCCATTGCCTGATCGGCGACCGGGTGGTGATCTATCCCGGTGCCCGTATCGGTCAGGATGGTTTTGGCTTTGCCATGGATGTCACCGGCCATGTCCGGGTGCCGCAGATGGGCCGGGTTATCATCGAGGATGATGTGGAGGTTGGGGCCAACAGCACCATAGACCGTGGTGCTGGCCCCGATACGATCATCGGCAGGGGCACGATGATTGATAATCTGGTTCAGATCGGGCACAACGTCACGCTTGGTGCCGGCTGCGTCATTGTGGCTCAGTCCGGCATCTCGGGCAGCACGAAGTTCGATCATCATGCTGTGCTGGCGGCGCAGGCAGGGGTGGCCGGCCATCTTTCCATCGGGGCGGGCGCCCGCATTGCGGCACAAAGCGGCGTGATGCGGGATGTACCGCCGATGACGGAGGTGTTCGGCACGCCGGCGCAGCCCAAGAGGCAATATTTCCGCCAGGTCGCCATGATGGCGCGGCTGGCGAAGGGGAAAAGTGGACGGGGCGATGAGCACGACGGAAACGAATAA
- a CDS encoding OmpH family outer membrane protein: MALRPIALFLTGLALVAGPAASYGQEVAVPQTQVSQPARRLPYAQVAVVDIPTILQQATAMRTIQQQLDVQKEQLQRDVAQQQEGLRVAEQELARLRQTVAVEEFDRKRTEFETQVSATGRALQERTRRLDIAFNQARNSVINTLDQVIAEVAKEAGATLVISRQFIVYQAGGAADITSEVLERLNARLPQVTVSVPPPT; the protein is encoded by the coding sequence TTGGCGCTTCGCCCCATCGCCCTGTTTCTCACCGGCCTGGCCCTTGTGGCCGGGCCGGCTGCGTCTTATGGCCAGGAGGTTGCGGTGCCGCAGACGCAGGTGTCGCAACCTGCCCGGCGGCTGCCCTATGCCCAGGTGGCCGTGGTGGATATTCCCACCATCCTGCAACAGGCCACGGCCATGCGGACCATCCAGCAGCAGTTGGATGTGCAGAAGGAACAGTTGCAGCGTGACGTGGCGCAGCAGCAGGAAGGGCTGCGGGTCGCGGAACAGGAACTCGCCCGTCTGCGCCAAACCGTTGCGGTTGAAGAGTTCGACCGGAAACGAACAGAATTCGAAACGCAGGTGTCCGCCACTGGACGCGCGCTTCAGGAACGTACCCGCCGCCTGGATATCGCCTTCAACCAGGCCCGTAACAGCGTGATCAACACGCTGGATCAGGTGATCGCCGAGGTCGCAAAGGAAGCCGGTGCGACGCTGGTGATCTCCCGGCAATTCATCGTCTATCAGGCCGGCGGTGCTGCCGATATCACGTCGGAAGTACTGGAACGTCTCAATGCCCGTCTGCCGCAGGTGACGGTCAGCGTTCCGCCGCCGACATAA
- the bamA gene encoding outer membrane protein assembly factor BamA codes for MVSVSRFALCLLLGGTATSVIALSTGAMAQEAFDGGIIREIRVEGSQRIEGATVQSYLTVRPGDNFDPDKIDQSLKSLFATGLFADVSIRREGGVMLVQVVENPIINRIAFEGNKRIKTEDINPEVQLRPRTVYTRTRVQNDVERIQELYRRKGRFAARIEPKIVQLEQNRVDLIFEIEEGQMTGVQAINFVNNNVFDDDELREIMITKESRWWRFLSSNDNYDPERLRYDQEQVRRFYLRNGYADFKVLTSVAELTPDREEFFITMTVDEGKRYKFGKIEIQSEIPDIDVTPLYEAINAYSGEWYNGDKIEESITALTNRLGDLQYAFIDIDPLLERNQEDQTINLVFELKESPRVFVERVDIVGNYNTLDKVIRREMLLVEGDPFSVSKVKRSEQRIKDLGYFLDSGVEVKTAEGSSRDQSVITVEVEEQPTGEIQLGAGYSSTDGALLDFSIRQRNLLGKGQDLRLSTLLSSRSFEVDLGFTEPYFLDRDLAAGVDLFRVVRDNRDTISYDLESTGIVLRAGYPLSEKLRQRISYSLVQNKIDNIYFGSSLFLQDQLGTTITSSVESQLLYDERDSKIEPTSGFYGLWSVEFAGVGGDTRYLRNRITAGQYWEPFEEVVLGLTTEAGYIWGMGKDLRINDRFFIGGDTLRGFEIGGIGPRNVPDPNNPENSDALGGTIFSRASLELTTKLGLPDELGVKAHAFYDAGTLTAAKETPGVGDVFRDSNKVRMSAGVGVSWKSPFGPIRLDLAYPIAKEPYDQTETLKFSFGTRF; via the coding sequence TTGGTCTCGGTTTCCAGGTTCGCGCTGTGCCTGCTGCTAGGCGGCACCGCAACATCCGTCATCGCGCTGTCGACCGGCGCCATGGCCCAGGAGGCGTTTGATGGTGGCATCATTCGCGAAATCCGCGTCGAGGGGTCGCAGCGCATCGAAGGCGCCACGGTCCAGTCGTACCTGACGGTACGGCCCGGCGATAATTTCGATCCGGACAAGATCGATCAGTCGCTGAAGTCGCTATTCGCGACCGGCCTGTTCGCGGACGTGTCGATCCGGCGCGAAGGCGGCGTGATGCTGGTGCAGGTGGTGGAGAATCCCATCATCAACCGCATCGCGTTTGAAGGGAACAAGCGCATCAAGACCGAGGATATCAATCCCGAGGTCCAGTTGCGCCCCCGCACCGTCTATACCCGCACCCGCGTGCAGAACGACGTGGAGCGTATCCAGGAACTCTATCGCCGCAAGGGCCGCTTCGCCGCGCGCATCGAGCCGAAGATCGTTCAGTTGGAACAGAACCGCGTCGACCTGATCTTCGAAATCGAAGAAGGGCAGATGACGGGCGTGCAGGCCATCAACTTCGTGAACAATAACGTGTTCGACGATGATGAACTGCGCGAGATCATGATCACAAAGGAGTCGCGCTGGTGGCGGTTCCTGTCATCCAACGACAATTATGATCCCGAGCGTCTGCGCTATGACCAGGAGCAGGTCCGCCGCTTCTATCTGCGAAACGGCTATGCCGACTTCAAGGTGCTGACCTCGGTCGCGGAACTGACGCCCGACCGTGAGGAATTCTTCATCACCATGACAGTGGATGAGGGCAAGCGCTACAAGTTCGGCAAGATCGAGATTCAGTCGGAAATTCCCGACATCGATGTGACCCCGCTGTATGAGGCCATCAACGCTTACTCCGGCGAATGGTACAATGGCGATAAGATCGAAGAGAGCATCACCGCCCTGACCAACCGGTTGGGCGATCTGCAGTATGCCTTCATCGACATCGACCCGCTGCTGGAGCGCAATCAGGAAGATCAGACCATCAATCTGGTCTTTGAACTGAAGGAAAGCCCGCGCGTCTTTGTTGAACGTGTCGACATTGTAGGCAATTACAACACGCTGGACAAGGTCATCCGCCGCGAAATGCTGCTGGTTGAAGGCGACCCGTTCAGCGTCTCCAAGGTCAAGCGCTCCGAACAGCGTATCAAGGATCTGGGTTACTTCCTGGATAGCGGCGTCGAGGTTAAGACGGCGGAGGGAAGCAGCCGCGATCAGTCCGTGATCACGGTCGAGGTCGAAGAACAGCCCACCGGCGAAATTCAGTTGGGTGCCGGTTACTCGTCCACCGACGGCGCGCTGCTGGACTTCTCCATCCGCCAGCGCAACCTGCTCGGCAAGGGCCAGGACCTGCGCCTGTCTACCCTGCTGTCGAGCCGTAGCTTCGAGGTGGATCTGGGCTTTACCGAGCCTTACTTCCTGGACCGTGATCTGGCGGCGGGTGTCGACCTGTTCCGCGTGGTTCGCGACAATCGCGACACCATCTCCTACGATCTGGAATCAACCGGTATCGTCTTGCGCGCCGGTTATCCGCTGTCGGAAAAGCTGCGCCAGCGCATTAGCTACTCGCTGGTTCAGAACAAGATCGACAATATCTATTTCGGCTCGTCCCTGTTCCTGCAGGATCAGCTGGGCACTACCATCACTTCGTCGGTGGAAAGCCAGCTGCTCTATGATGAGCGTGACAGCAAGATCGAGCCGACCAGTGGCTTCTACGGCCTGTGGTCTGTGGAATTCGCTGGTGTCGGCGGTGACACCCGCTATCTGCGCAACCGCATCACGGCGGGCCAGTATTGGGAGCCGTTTGAGGAAGTGGTCCTGGGGCTGACCACCGAGGCGGGTTACATCTGGGGCATGGGCAAGGACCTGCGCATCAATGACCGCTTCTTTATCGGTGGTGATACGCTGCGCGGCTTCGAGATCGGCGGTATCGGTCCCCGAAATGTCCCCGATCCGAACAATCCGGAAAACAGCGACGCGCTGGGTGGCACCATCTTCAGCCGCGCCAGCCTGGAGCTGACCACGAAGCTGGGTCTGCCGGACGAGTTGGGCGTGAAGGCGCATGCCTTCTATGATGCCGGTACTCTGACGGCGGCCAAGGAAACGCCTGGCGTCGGCGACGTTTTCCGCGACAGCAACAAGGTCCGCATGTCGGCCGGTGTCGGTGTGTCGTGGAAGTCGCCCTTTGGTCCGATCCGCCTGGATCTGGCCTATCCGATTGCCAAGGAACCGTATGACCAGACCGAAACGCTGAAGTTCAGCTTCGGTACCCGGTTCTGA
- the rseP gene encoding RIP metalloprotease RseP, with protein MEVLGFIWNYGVMFLVVLTILVFVHEMGHFLVARRNGVRVEVFSIGFGPEIIGRTDRLGTRWKFSLIPLGGYVKMFGDAGAASTPGTGLDRMTPAQRAVSFHHKRVGQRMAIVAAGPAANFLFAILALAFMFMVYGQPYTPPVVREILPEGAAAEAGMKPGDRIVSMDGRETPRFEDVLGVIVMNPGRTVSMVVERVEAEGAEPKRLELTVTPRAEKMEDRFGNIHTIGRLGVMRGNDEYRRQTPLTAIWEAGKETVRLTEGTLDAVWQMALGMRSTNELGGPIRIAQMSGQVAQTGFVTMIWFVAVLSINLGLINLFPIPMLDGGHLLYYAVEAVRGRPLGERAQEYGFRVGLALVLTLMVFATWNDLVQLRVVDFVKGVLS; from the coding sequence ATGGAAGTCCTGGGCTTCATCTGGAATTACGGGGTGATGTTCCTCGTCGTGCTGACCATTCTGGTCTTTGTGCACGAGATGGGACATTTCCTGGTGGCGCGCCGCAATGGCGTGCGGGTGGAGGTCTTCTCCATCGGCTTCGGGCCGGAGATTATCGGACGTACCGACCGTTTGGGGACCCGCTGGAAGTTCAGCCTGATCCCCCTGGGCGGCTATGTGAAGATGTTCGGCGATGCGGGTGCCGCCAGCACGCCCGGCACCGGCCTTGACCGGATGACGCCGGCACAACGCGCCGTGTCCTTCCATCACAAGCGGGTGGGTCAGCGCATGGCCATCGTGGCGGCGGGGCCGGCGGCGAACTTCCTGTTCGCCATCCTGGCCCTGGCCTTCATGTTCATGGTCTATGGCCAGCCCTACACGCCTCCCGTAGTCCGCGAGATCCTACCCGAGGGGGCGGCGGCGGAGGCCGGCATGAAGCCGGGCGACCGCATCGTCTCCATGGATGGTCGCGAGACGCCGCGGTTTGAGGATGTGCTGGGCGTTATCGTCATGAATCCGGGCCGCACCGTGTCGATGGTCGTGGAGCGGGTCGAGGCGGAAGGGGCAGAGCCCAAGCGCCTGGAGCTGACCGTCACGCCGCGTGCGGAAAAGATGGAAGACCGGTTCGGCAATATCCACACGATAGGCCGGCTGGGGGTGATGCGTGGTAATGACGAATACCGTCGCCAGACGCCCCTGACCGCCATCTGGGAAGCCGGCAAGGAGACGGTCCGGTTGACGGAAGGCACGCTGGACGCCGTCTGGCAGATGGCGTTGGGCATGCGCAGCACGAATGAGCTGGGCGGGCCCATCCGCATCGCGCAGATGTCGGGCCAAGTGGCACAAACGGGCTTCGTGACCATGATCTGGTTCGTGGCTGTGCTGTCCATCAATCTGGGCCTGATCAACCTGTTCCCTATTCCGATGCTGGACGGGGGACATCTGCTGTATTACGCAGTGGAGGCCGTTCGTGGACGGCCGCTTGGCGAGAGGGCTCAGGAATATGGTTTCCGGGTCGGTCTGGCTTTGGTATTGACCTTGATGGTTTTCGCGACCTGGAATGACTTGGTTCAGCTCCGCGTCGTCGATTTCGTCAAGGGTGTCCTGTCTTAG
- a CDS encoding 1-deoxy-D-xylulose-5-phosphate reductoisomerase: MGAILVKPVTTRRVTVLGCTGSVGTNTVELLATYPDRFQTEALVAGRNVAKLAEQARLLRPALAVVAEASAYADLKEALGGTGIELAAGPAAVVEAASRPAADWVMAAIVGAAGLAPTLAAVQRGATVALANKEVLVCAGELVMAEVRRCGATLLPVDSEHSAIFQVFDEAQRDRISRLILTASGGPFRTWTRQAMQGVTPAQACAHPNWSMGAKISVDSASMMNKGLELIEAHHLFAMPESCIDVLVHPQSVIHSLVEYVDGSVLAQLGTPDMRTPIAVALAWPDRVATPGDRLDLVKAASLTFESPDPVRFPALGLARRALQSGGAAPTILNAANEVAVAAFLAGNLGFLDIPRVVEKCLVTLAHAPLGTLADVEAADAEARRHAFAEIAVLSRAN, from the coding sequence ATGGGTGCGATTTTGGTGAAGCCTGTGACGACGCGCCGCGTAACCGTGCTTGGCTGCACCGGATCGGTGGGCACCAATACCGTCGAACTGCTGGCAACCTATCCTGACCGCTTTCAGACGGAGGCCTTGGTCGCGGGCCGCAATGTCGCCAAGCTGGCCGAACAGGCACGTCTGTTGCGTCCCGCCCTGGCCGTGGTCGCCGAAGCGTCCGCCTATGCTGACCTGAAGGAAGCCCTGGGGGGCACTGGCATTGAGCTGGCGGCCGGCCCTGCCGCCGTAGTGGAGGCTGCCAGCCGTCCCGCCGCCGACTGGGTAATGGCGGCCATTGTCGGTGCCGCCGGCCTGGCCCCGACCCTGGCTGCGGTACAGCGCGGTGCCACGGTGGCGCTTGCCAACAAGGAAGTGCTGGTCTGTGCTGGCGAACTGGTGATGGCGGAGGTGCGCCGCTGTGGTGCCACCCTGCTGCCGGTGGACAGCGAACATAGCGCCATCTTCCAGGTGTTTGATGAGGCACAGCGCGACCGGATCTCCCGGCTGATCCTGACCGCCTCGGGCGGACCCTTCCGCACCTGGACAAGGCAAGCCATGCAGGGCGTGACGCCGGCCCAGGCCTGTGCCCATCCCAACTGGTCCATGGGTGCCAAGATCAGCGTCGATAGCGCCAGCATGATGAATAAGGGGTTGGAGCTGATTGAGGCCCACCATCTGTTCGCGATGCCCGAAAGCTGCATCGACGTGCTCGTTCATCCACAATCGGTGATCCATTCCTTGGTCGAATATGTCGATGGCTCGGTACTGGCGCAGTTGGGTACGCCCGACATGCGCACGCCCATTGCGGTGGCGCTGGCTTGGCCTGACCGGGTGGCCACACCGGGAGACCGGCTGGATCTGGTGAAAGCCGCCAGCCTGACGTTCGAGTCGCCTGACCCGGTGCGATTCCCCGCACTGGGGCTGGCGCGGCGCGCCTTGCAAAGCGGGGGGGCGGCCCCTACAATCCTGAATGCGGCGAATGAGGTGGCGGTTGCCGCCTTCCTGGCTGGAAATCTGGGCTTTCTGGATATTCCGCGCGTCGTCGAAAAGTGCCTGGTCACCCTGGCGCATGCCCCGTTGGGCACGCTGGCGGATGTGGAAGCGGCGGATGCGGAAGCACGTCGCCACGCCTTTGCCGAAATTGCGGTTTTATCTCGCGCGAACTGA
- a CDS encoding phosphatidate cytidylyltransferase, with the protein MTDSQRPPKKPRSNFTQRVISALILAPPVLGAVWYGGLPFQVLVLVLAVLSAWEYFRLVMPGRHRPGHFAFMPLYIGLPFLSMLWLRLDSGPYGLALFLFLMLSIWATDIGAYAAGKSIGGPKLAPRISPKKTWAGLIGGMVASATLGGLFGAAQSGDWLPGWLVPPAATDVPHHVHATAVLAYAAIGAVLAVAGQAGDLFESYMKRRVDVKDSSSLIPGHGGILDRIDGLLFAAPLYALFEMTAGEWVRFW; encoded by the coding sequence GTGACCGACAGCCAGCGCCCCCCCAAGAAACCCCGCTCCAACTTCACGCAGCGCGTGATCTCCGCCCTTATTCTAGCCCCCCCTGTATTAGGGGCTGTCTGGTATGGCGGGTTGCCGTTCCAGGTGCTGGTGCTGGTGCTGGCGGTGCTGTCGGCGTGGGAATATTTCCGGCTGGTCATGCCGGGCCGGCATCGTCCCGGCCATTTCGCCTTTATGCCGCTCTATATCGGCCTGCCCTTCCTGTCCATGCTCTGGCTGCGCCTGGACAGCGGCCCCTATGGACTGGCGTTGTTTCTGTTTTTGATGCTGTCCATCTGGGCCACCGACATTGGTGCCTATGCGGCGGGCAAGAGCATCGGCGGGCCAAAGCTGGCGCCGCGCATCAGCCCCAAGAAGACCTGGGCCGGCCTGATCGGCGGCATGGTGGCGTCAGCAACCCTGGGCGGGCTGTTCGGCGCAGCGCAGAGCGGGGATTGGCTGCCGGGCTGGCTGGTGCCGCCAGCAGCGACTGATGTGCCGCACCATGTGCATGCCACCGCCGTCTTGGCCTATGCCGCCATTGGCGCAGTGCTGGCCGTGGCGGGGCAGGCGGGCGACCTGTTCGAGAGCTATATGAAGCGGCGGGTCGATGTGAAAGACAGTTCCAGCCTGATCCCTGGTCATGGTGGTATCCTGGACCGGATTGACGGGCTGCTGTTCGCGGCGCCGCTTTATGCGTTGTTCGAAATGACGGCGGGTGAATGGGTGCGATTTTGGTGA
- a CDS encoding isoprenyl transferase: protein MPGPDTSAFLPPPKHIAIIMDGNGRWATARGLPRTAGHKKGVDAVRQAIEGARELGVRYLTLYSFSTENWSRPQDEVSTLMQLLRFYLRGEIAKLHKNGIQLRVIGDRSRLSADIQALISNAETLTADNTDMTLVLALSYGGRQELVDAARKLAQAVERGEIAPGDITTDTFARELTTGGTIPDPDLMIRTSGEKRISNFLLWQLAYAEMVFLDTLWPDFTRRDLEAAIQEFHQRDRRFGATAGSR from the coding sequence ATGCCGGGCCCCGACACATCCGCGTTTCTGCCGCCGCCCAAGCACATTGCCATCATCATGGATGGCAATGGACGCTGGGCGACGGCACGGGGCCTGCCGCGCACGGCCGGACATAAGAAGGGCGTGGACGCCGTCCGTCAGGCCATTGAGGGTGCCCGCGAACTGGGCGTGCGGTACCTGACGCTCTACAGCTTCTCGACCGAAAACTGGAGCCGTCCACAGGACGAGGTGTCCACCCTTATGCAGCTCCTGCGCTTCTACCTGCGCGGGGAGATTGCTAAGCTGCATAAGAATGGCATCCAGCTTCGGGTGATCGGCGATCGCTCCCGCCTGTCGGCTGATATCCAGGCACTGATCAGCAACGCCGAGACGCTGACGGCGGACAACACCGACATGACTTTGGTGCTGGCCCTGTCCTATGGCGGGCGTCAGGAACTGGTCGATGCGGCGCGCAAGCTGGCACAGGCGGTAGAGCGGGGGGAGATAGCCCCCGGTGACATCACCACCGACACCTTTGCCCGCGAATTGACCACGGGCGGCACCATTCCCGACCCCGATCTGATGATCCGCACAAGTGGCGAAAAGCGCATCAGCAATTTCCTGCTGTGGCAGCTGGCTTATGCGGAGATGGTTTTTCTGGATACGCTGTGGCCGGATTTCACGCGCCGCGATCTGGAGGCCGCCATCCAGGAATTCCATCAGCGCGACCGGCGCTTCGGGGCCACGGCGGGAAGCCGTTGA
- the frr gene encoding ribosome recycling factor has translation MAAPELIKDIERRMAGALEQLRKEFAGLRTGRASANLLEPVTVEAYGTTVPLNQVANISVPEPRLISVQVFDRSTVKSVEKAIRDSGLGLNPQTEGSTIRVPIPELNSERRKELSKVAAKYAEQTRVAVRNVRRDAMDALKKLQKDGSLSEDEQKTWSDKVQGVTDAHIKKVDEALATKEKEILQV, from the coding sequence GTGGCCGCTCCCGAACTGATCAAGGACATTGAGCGTCGCATGGCCGGCGCGCTTGAGCAGCTCCGCAAGGAATTCGCGGGCCTGCGCACCGGGCGCGCTTCCGCCAACCTGCTGGAGCCGGTGACGGTTGAGGCCTATGGCACCACGGTTCCGCTGAACCAGGTGGCCAACATCTCCGTGCCGGAGCCGCGCCTGATTTCGGTGCAGGTGTTCGACCGTTCCACGGTCAAGTCGGTGGAGAAGGCCATTCGCGACAGCGGTCTGGGCCTTAACCCGCAGACCGAAGGCTCCACCATCCGCGTGCCGATTCCGGAGCTGAACTCCGAGCGCCGCAAGGAGCTGTCCAAGGTTGCCGCCAAGTATGCGGAGCAGACCCGGGTGGCCGTGCGCAATGTGCGCCGCGACGCCATGGATGCCCTGAAGAAGCTGCAGAAGGACGGTTCCCTGTCCGAGGACGAGCAGAAGACTTGGTCTGACAAGGTCCAGGGCGTGACCGACGCCCACATCAAGAAGGTGGATGAGGCGCTGGCGACCAAGGAAAAGGAAATCCTGCAGGTCTGA
- the pyrH gene encoding UMP kinase, with protein MPEARYKRVLLKLSGEALMGEREYGIDPNVVSRMATEIKSVIDMGIEVCAVIGGGNIFRGISGAASGMERATADYMGMLATVMNALAVQNALEKAGVETRVQSAIPMDSVCEPYIRRKAERHMEKGRVVIFAAGTGNPFFTTDTAAALRASEMGCDAMLKATKVDGVYSADPKKVKDAIRYDRLTYLDVLSRDLQVMDASAISLARENKIPILVFSIQKDGGFAEVMAGQGKFTIITEEA; from the coding sequence GTGCCCGAAGCCCGTTACAAGCGCGTTCTTCTGAAGCTTTCAGGCGAAGCCCTTATGGGGGAAAGGGAGTACGGGATCGATCCCAACGTGGTCAGCCGCATGGCCACGGAGATCAAGTCCGTGATCGACATGGGGATCGAAGTCTGCGCCGTCATCGGTGGCGGCAACATCTTCCGTGGCATTTCCGGCGCTGCGTCCGGCATGGAACGTGCGACCGCCGACTATATGGGCATGCTGGCCACCGTCATGAACGCGCTCGCTGTGCAGAACGCTCTTGAAAAGGCTGGCGTGGAGACCCGCGTGCAGTCGGCCATCCCGATGGACAGCGTCTGCGAGCCCTATATCCGCCGCAAGGCTGAGCGTCATATGGAAAAGGGCCGGGTGGTGATTTTCGCCGCCGGCACCGGCAATCCCTTCTTCACTACGGATACGGCCGCCGCACTCCGCGCCTCGGAAATGGGCTGCGATGCGATGCTAAAGGCCACCAAGGTGGATGGCGTTTACAGCGCCGATCCCAAGAAGGTGAAGGATGCCATCCGTTATGACCGCCTGACCTATCTGGACGTGCTGTCGCGCGACCTTCAGGTCATGGACGCGTCTGCGATTTCGCTTGCCCGCGAGAACAAGATTCCCATCCTTGTCTTCTCCATCCAGAAGGACGGCGGTTTCGCCGAAGTGATGGCCGGACAAGGCAAATTCACCATCATAACCGAAGAGGCATAA
- the tsf gene encoding translation elongation factor Ts, translating into MAEITAALVKDLREKSGAGMMDCKKALTEANGDVEAAIDWLRKKGLAAAAKKAGRVAAEGLVGVAANGLSGAAVELNAETDFVARNDAFQAAVATVTKLALDTDGSLDSLKAAAYPGTGRTVADELPNLVATIGENMNLRRVAKLSVTDGVVSSYVHSALVPGLGKIGVLVALESTGDKAALADLGKQIAMHVAAARPEALDIADVSTANLERERAVLIEQARASGKPENIIEKMVEGRVRKYYEEVVLLEQLYVIDGETKIRKVVENAAKTIGAPVTLTGFVRFQLGEGIEKEQSDFAAEVAKMAG; encoded by the coding sequence ATGGCCGAGATCACCGCTGCCCTGGTGAAGGACCTCCGTGAGAAGTCCGGCGCCGGCATGATGGACTGCAAGAAGGCGCTGACCGAGGCGAATGGCGACGTGGAAGCCGCCATCGACTGGCTGCGCAAGAAGGGCCTCGCCGCCGCCGCCAAGAAGGCCGGCCGCGTTGCCGCCGAAGGTCTGGTTGGCGTTGCCGCCAATGGCCTGTCCGGCGCCGCTGTCGAGCTGAACGCCGAGACCGACTTCGTTGCCCGTAACGACGCCTTCCAGGCCGCCGTTGCCACCGTCACCAAGCTGGCGCTGGACACCGACGGTTCGCTGGACAGCCTGAAGGCCGCCGCCTATCCGGGTACCGGTCGCACCGTCGCCGACGAACTGCCGAACCTGGTCGCCACCATCGGCGAGAACATGAACCTGCGCCGCGTCGCCAAGCTGTCGGTCACCGATGGCGTGGTGTCGTCCTATGTCCACTCTGCCCTGGTCCCGGGCCTGGGCAAGATCGGCGTGCTGGTGGCTCTGGAGTCGACCGGTGACAAGGCCGCTCTGGCCGATCTGGGCAAGCAGATCGCCATGCATGTCGCCGCGGCCCGTCCGGAAGCCCTGGACATCGCTGACGTGTCGACCGCCAACCTGGAGCGTGAGCGCGCCGTTTTGATCGAACAGGCCCGCGCTTCCGGCAAGCCCGAGAACATCATCGAGAAGATGGTCGAAGGCCGCGTCCGCAAGTATTATGAAGAAGTGGTCCTGCTGGAGCAGCTGTACGTCATCGACGGCGAAACCAAGATCCGCAAGGTCGTGGAAAACGCCGCCAAGACCATCGGCGCCCCGGTTACCCTGACCGGCTTCGTCCGCTTCCAGCTGGGCGAAGGCATCGAGAAGGAACAGTCCGACTTCGCCGCCGAAGTGGCCAAGATGGCCGGCTAA